A genome region from Astyanax mexicanus isolate ESR-SI-001 chromosome 19, AstMex3_surface, whole genome shotgun sequence includes the following:
- the nsg1 gene encoding neuronal vesicle trafficking-associated protein 1 isoform X2: MVKLGVNVSEKKAAGSEEGFDTIPLMTPLDAAQLQIPPPDMVVVKTKADYSEEKTKGKFHPKISSLDGVSERIKMALLVVCALAFLVCVVFLVVFKVYQYEQPCPDGFTYTQGRCVPAGVYSYYPPQGPAGRGRLFTIINHYNVAKHTITRAVSPWLSITAEERRVSQLHTKTQQNLD, encoded by the exons ATGGTGAAGTTGGGGGTTAACGTGAGCGAGAAGAAGGCCGCGGGGTCGGAGGAGGGATTCGACACCATCCCGCTCATGACTCCTCTGGACGCGGCACAGCTGCAGATCCCACCGCCGGACATG gtgGTGGTGAAGACGAAGGCGGACTACAGCGAGGAGAAGACAAAGGGGAAATTTCACCCTAAAATCAGCAGCTTAGACGGAGTGTCTGAACGCATCAAG atggcGCTGCTGGTGGTGTGTGCATTGGCGTTtctggtgtgtgtggtgttcctGGTGGTATTTAAGGTATACCAGTACGAGCAGCCCTGCCCCGACGGATTTACCTACACg cagGGGCGGTGTGTGCCGGCGGGGGTGTACAGTTATTACCCCCCTCAGGGTCCGGCGGGCCGCGGGCGTCTGTTCACCATCATTAATCACTACAACGTCGCCAAGCACACCATCACCCGCGCCGTCTCCCCCTGGCTCAGCATCACCGCCGAGGAGCGCCGAGTCTCCCAACTACACACCAAGACCCAGCAGAAC Ctcgactaa
- the nsg1 gene encoding neuronal vesicle trafficking-associated protein 1 isoform X1: protein MVKLGVNVSEKKAAGSEEGFDTIPLMTPLDAAQLQIPPPDMVVVKTKADYSEEKTKGKFHPKISSLDGVSERIKMALLVVCALAFLVCVVFLVVFKVYQYEQPCPDGFTYTQGRCVPAGVYSYYPPQGPAGRGRLFTIINHYNVAKHTITRAVSPWLSITAEERRVSQLHTKTQQNLD from the exons ATGGTGAAGTTGGGGGTTAACGTGAGCGAGAAGAAGGCCGCGGGGTCGGAGGAGGGATTCGACACCATCCCGCTCATGACTCCTCTGGACGCGGCACAGCTGCAGATCCCACCGCCGGACATG gtgGTGGTGAAGACGAAGGCGGACTACAGCGAGGAGAAGACAAAGGGGAAATTTCACCCTAAAATCAGCAGCTTAGACGGAGTGTCTGAACGCATCAAG atggcGCTGCTGGTGGTGTGTGCATTGGCGTTtctggtgtgtgtggtgttcctGGTGGTATTTAAGGTATACCAGTACGAGCAGCCCTGCCCCGACGGATTTACCTACACg cagGGGCGGTGTGTGCCGGCGGGGGTGTACAGTTATTACCCCCCTCAGGGTCCGGCGGGCCGCGGGCGTCTGTTCACCATCATTAATCACTACAACGTCGCCAAGCACACCATCACCCGCGCCGTCTCCCCCTGGCTCAGCATCACCGCCGAGGAGCGCCGAGTCTCCCAACTACACACCAAGACCCAGCAGAACCtcgactaa
- the zbtb49 gene encoding zinc finger and BTB domain-containing protein 49, which produces MDGLYSHSAYLLQELQEQRIQGLLCDCMLVVKGVCFKAHKNVLAAFSSYFRSLFQNSPALKNDVYHLSIQDVGGIGQILDYMYTSHLELNQDNAHTLLHIAQSLQVSNILNMCNAYLKPCSAPSDPPLPLPALLSHEQDCVLGNPLPPDPDLHCPAPDPHKHSLLPQQDPDPSHYKRLQPAPPPATPDTANSAAALPERQPPHGYKLRNFYSKQYFKQSAAQNCSASLQSHAHCPLLGEEQYSTNQNTPTTAANQSLSILPSSATSQMPLLGPSNPASSAPVDPLMSQMPTSCSSAAVPAPSSSSSCHDFLNPPPAPTDLPVPPTAGRRSPTAPRMLRPKKTLYLKKFNYLRSHHALEEGAEPSRVTDSCSAETLQQEEAQSQPANGSTDMPPEGGAPEPEEPPEPSLVPQPPTPPSPPPEPAPSHGQREAGGASSNTNKYCCEICGKTFKHPSNLELHKRSHTGEKPFQCNVCGKNFSQAGNLQTHLRRHSGEKPYICELCGKSFAASGDVQRHIIIHSGARPHLCDICGRGFSNFSNLKEHKKTHSWEREFICEQCGKSFNMQRKLLKHMQRHSGDKPYCCQTCGKCFAGSGDLQRHVRSHTGERPYVCDTCGKGFTRTAVLRRHRAHCKPTTGSDAGDANAGDANAGDANAGDANAGDANALVQQHNPEVSKATASPTTPPSCRNRAQLRPLPSSTPPPAGTCRPVPASFITPLSSHSSTSSLSELRSVLPQNLLAPPTFNKPLLTHQKAPPPHVKSTLNTDPSAGSALRPHLLTPEAHCSPPLAPVSSQTHSAPYRSSEGFCSSGALWGLAMKTLQSDSDMDQ; this is translated from the exons atgGACGGGCTGTACAGCCACAGTGCGTATTTgctgcaggagctgcaggagCAGAGGATCCAGGGTCTGCTGTGTGACTGCATGCTGGTGGTGAAGGGCGTCTGTTTTAAAGCTCACAAAAACGTCCTCGCCGCCTTCAGCTCCTACTTCAG GTCTTTGTTCCAGAATTCTCCGGCGTTGAAGAACGATGTTTATCACCTGTCCATTCAGGATGTGGGCGGGATCGGGCAGATCCTGGACTACATGTACACCTCCCACCTGGAGCTGAACCAGGACAACGcccacacactgctacacatcGCTCAGAGCctacag GTGTCCAACATCCTGAACATGTGTAATGCTTACCTGAAGCCATGCTCCGCCCCCAGCGACCCGCCCCTCCCTCTCCCCGCCCTGCTGTCCCACGAGCAGGACTGTGTGCTGGGGAACCCCCTCCCCCCCGACCCGGACCTCCACTGCCCCGCCCCCGACCCCCACAAACACTCGCTCCTCCCACAGCAGGACCCAGATCCCTCGCACTACAAGCGGCTCCAGCCTGCCCCGCCCCCTGCCACCCCTGACACGGCCAATAGCGCGGCGGCGCTGCCGGAGAGGCAGCCTCCACACGGGTACAAGCTGAGGAACTTCTACAGCAAGCAGTACTTCAAACAGAGTGCCGCCCAGAACTGCAGTGCCAGCCTGCAGAGCCACGCCCACTGCCCCCTGCTGGGGGAGGAGCAGTACAGCACCAACCAGAACACGCCCACAACTGCAGCCAACCAATCACTGTCCATTTTACCTTCTTCAGCGACCAGTCAGATGCCTTTACTCGGACCCTCAAACCCAGCGAGCTCGGCTCCAGTGGATCCTTTGATGTCTCAGATGCCAACGTCCTGTTCCAGTGCCGCTGTGCCCgccccttcctcctcctcttcctgtcATGACTTCCTAAACCCACCCCCGGCGCCCACCGACCTGCCGGTGCCCCCTACCGCCGGGAGGAGGAGCCCCACCGCACCACGAATGCTGCGGCCCAAGAAGACCCTGTACCTGAAGAAGTTCAACTACCTCCGCTCTCACCACGCCCTCGAGGAGGGGGCGGAGCCGAGCAGGGTGACTGACAGCTGCAGCGCAGAGACCCTCCAGCAGGAGGAGGCACAGAGCCAGCCGGCCAATGGCAGCACAGACATGCCCCCGGAGGGCGGAGCTCCAGAACCGGAGGAACCACCCGAGCCCAGTTTGGTTCCCCAGCCGCCGACTCCGCCCTCGCCCCCGCCAGAGCCCGCCCCCTCGCACGGCCAGAGAGAAGCGGGCGGAGCTTCCAGTAACACTAATAAATACTGCTGTGAGATCTGCGGCAAAACCTTCAAACACCCCAGCAACCTGGAGCTACACAAACGCTCacacacag gtgAGAAACCATTCCAGTGTAACGTCTGTGGGAAAAACTTTTCTCAG gcaggaAACCTGCAGACTCATCTCCGTCGCCATTCAGGAGAGAAGCCGTATATCTGTGAGCTCTGTGGGAAAAG ttTTGCTGCATCAGGTGATGTTCAGCGCCACATCATCATCCACTCAGGAGCTCGACCTCACCTGTGTGACATCTGTGGACGAG ggttcAGTAACTTCAGTAATCTGAAGGAACATAAGAAGACGCACAGTTGGGAGCGGGAGTTTATCTGTGAGCAGTGCGGAAAATCCTTCAACATGCAGAGAAAACTCCTCAAACACATGCAGAGACACAGCGGAGACAAACCCTACTGCTGCCAGACCTGcg GTAAGTGTTTCGCTGGGTCAGGTGACCTCCAGAGACACGTGCGATCCCACACAGGTGAGCGTCCATACGTGTGCGACACGTGTGGAAAGGGGTTCACGCGTACGGCGGTGCTGCGCCGACACCGCGCCCACTGTAAACCCACGACCGGCTCAGACGCCGGAGACGCTAACGCCGGAGACGCTAACGCCGGAGACGCTAACGCCGGAGACGCTAACGCCGGAGACGCTAACGCGCTAGTGCAGCAACACAACCCAGAGGTTAGCAAAGCAACAGCTTCTCCCACCACACCGCCATCCTGCAGAAATAGAGCTCAGCTCCGCCCCCTGCCCAGCTCAACTCCGCCCCCTGCAGGAACCTGTCGACCCGTCCCCGCCTCCTTCATCACACCCCTCTCCTCccactcctccacctcctctctctcagagctgcGCTCTGTCCTTCCACAAAATCTGTTAGCCCCACCCACGTTCAATAAGCCCCTCCTCACACATCAAAAAGCTCCTCCCCCTCATGTGAAATCTACCCTGAACACCGACCCCTCCGCCGGCTCTGCTCTACGGCCCCACCTGCTGACCCCAGAGGCGCACTGCAGCCCCCCACTGGCCCCAGTCAGCTCTCAGACACACAGCGCCCCCTACAGGAGCTCCGAGGGCTTCTGCTCCAGCGGTGCACTGTGGGGGCTGGCCATGAAGACTCTGCAGAGTGACAGCGATATGGACCAATGA